One window from the genome of Argonema galeatum A003/A1 encodes:
- a CDS encoding type II toxin-antitoxin system HigB family toxin yields MSIGVQKQDNRDSGAIEKVGVMRVISRKILREFSEEHTDAKEALYAWYRVASKATWQNLLDVQQIYPKAEAVGNFTVFNIKGNRYRLIVDLVYVSQRIYVKYVLTHAEYDKDEWKNDPYF; encoded by the coding sequence TTGAGTATTGGCGTACAAAAGCAAGATAATAGAGATAGTGGTGCGATTGAAAAGGTTGGTGTGATGCGTGTCATTAGCCGAAAAATCCTTCGGGAATTTAGTGAGGAACATACAGATGCAAAGGAAGCCCTTTATGCTTGGTATAGAGTAGCAAGTAAAGCGACATGGCAGAACTTACTTGATGTTCAGCAGATTTACCCCAAAGCCGAGGCGGTGGGAAACTTCACAGTTTTCAATATTAAGGGAAACCGATATCGGCTAATTGTCGATCTTGTTTATGTTTCTCAAAGAATCTACGTCAAATACGTTCTAACTCACGCAGAATATGACAAGGATGAGTGGAAAAATGACCCGTACTTTTAA
- a CDS encoding helix-turn-helix domain-containing protein, translating into MTRTFNAKSYTELLVRYQPKPIVTEAENDRAIALVQELEHRSPRTVEEEVFLELLLVLIEKFEEENYPISTVNSISMVQHLMDARDLEESDLIPILGSETTVSEILMNKRPIKHDEARKLAEFFRVEMDLFLESDSTD; encoded by the coding sequence ATGACCCGTACTTTTAATGCCAAATCTTATACAGAACTATTAGTTCGCTATCAACCAAAACCGATCGTAACGGAGGCTGAGAATGATAGAGCAATTGCTCTTGTACAAGAACTTGAACACCGTTCGCCACGCACAGTGGAGGAAGAGGTTTTTTTGGAGCTTTTACTCGTACTGATTGAGAAGTTTGAAGAGGAAAACTATCCTATTTCTACAGTCAATTCTATTTCAATGGTGCAACATTTAATGGATGCAAGGGATTTAGAAGAGTCTGACTTGATACCCATTTTAGGTTCAGAGACAACCGTTTCAGAAATTTTGATGAATAAAAGACCGATTAAGCATGATGAAGCAAGAAAACTAGCTGAGTTTTTTCGCGTTGAGATGGATTTATTTCTGGAATCAGATTCAACGGATTAA